A region from the Aegilops tauschii subsp. strangulata cultivar AL8/78 chromosome 5, Aet v6.0, whole genome shotgun sequence genome encodes:
- the LOC109773037 gene encoding heat stress transcription factor A-2e, with the protein MMNPVKVEGRPTPTPTPSPAAAGGGGAPRPMDGLGDAGPTPFLAKTYDMVDDPATDAVVSWTATSNSFVVWDPHLFATLLLPSYFKHSNFSSFVRQLNTYGFRKVDPDRWEFANEGFLRGQRHLLRNIKRRKPTHGSQNQQSLGSYLEVGNFGHDVEIDHLKRDKQLLMAEVVKLRQEQQNTRSDLQAMEKRLQGTEQKQQQMMSFLARVMQNPMFIRQLISQSEMRKELEDAISNKRRRRIDQGPEVVDSMGTGSTLEQGSQVMFEQQEPVDSLVNGVISDLESSSVDTKGAEVQQSVASSRSEQLRGRPSGELNDDFWEDLLHEGGLGEEASNLVVPDDMNLLAEKLD; encoded by the exons ATGATGAATCCGGTCAAGGTGGAGGGCcgccccacccccacccccaccccctccccgGCGGCCGCAGGCGGCGGAGGGGCGCCGAGGCCGATGGACGGGCTGGGCGACGCCGGGCCCACGCCGTTCCTCGCCAAGACCTACGACATGGTCGACGACCCCGCCACCGACGCCGTCGTCTCCTGGACCGCCACCAGCAACAGCTTCGTCGTCTGGGACCCGCACCTCTTCGCCACCCTGCTGCTGCCGAGCTACTTCAAGCACAGCAACTTCTCCAGCTTCGTCCGACAGCTCAACACCTAT GGCTTCAGAAAGGTGGATCCTGACAGGTGGGAATTTGCAAATGAGGGATTCTTGCGAGGGCAGAGGCACCTTCTCAGAAATATTAAGCGCCGGAAACCTACACATGGGTCTCAGAACCAGCAATCTCTTGGCTCCTACCTTGAGGTGGGGAACTTTGGACATGACGTGGAGATAGATCATTTGAAAAGGGACAAGCAGCTCTTGATGGCTGAAGTGGTGAAGCTCAGGCAGGAGCAACAGAACACAAGGTCAGATCTGCAAGCCATGGAAAAGAGGCTGCAAGGAACTGAGCAGAAgcaacagcagatgatgtcattCTTGGCGCGAGTCATGCAGAATCCCATGTTCATACGCCAGCTGATCTCCCAGAGTGAGATGAGGAAGGAGCTGGAAGATGCCATCTCAAATAAAAGACGGCGCCGCATCGACCAGGGACCTGAAGTTGTCGATAGCATGGGCACTGGCTCTACCCTGGAGCAAGGGTCACAGGTAATGTTTGAGCAGCAGGAGCCAGTGGACTCGCTCGTGAACGGTGTCATATCCGATCTTGAAAGCTCGTCCGTCGATACAAAGGGAGCTGAGGTGCAGCAGAGTGTCGCTTCCAGCCGTTCGGAGCAACTGAGAGGCAGGCCCAGTGGAGAGCTAAATGATGATTTCTGGGAGGACCTGCTGCATGAAGGGGGGCTCGGCGAGGAGGCCAGCAACCTTGTGGTTCCAGATGACATGAACTTGTTGGCTGAGAAGCTGGACTAG
- the LOC109773036 gene encoding uncharacterized protein, giving the protein MGVVSAVADAVVVLFSLTIAVGVPLIDAQAVLSHDAYPAQLRDLKRWYAAEFDDYLMAQPPAFFRGLLCLELAFLWPLSVATVYGVLARRRWAATTSLMVGVTTLTSLSAIFGEMLGSGKATTKLLQMYVPYAVFAVIAILRGLCSCSAPPSPASSARKKRV; this is encoded by the exons ATGGGCGTCGTCTCGGCGGTGGCGGACGCGGTGGTCGTCCTCTTCTCCCTCACCATCGCGGTGGGGGTCCCGCTCATCGACGCGCAGGCCGTCCTCTCGCACGACGCCTACCCGGCGCAGCTGCGGGACCTCAAGCGCTGGTACGCCGCCGAGTTCGACGACTACCTCATGGCCCAGCCGCCGGCCTTCTTCCGCGGCCTCTTGTGCCTCGAGCTCGCCTTCCTCTGGCCGCTCTCCGTCGCCACCGTCTACGGCGTCCTCGCCCGCCGCCGATGGGCCGCCACCACCTCCCTCATGGTCGGCGTCACCACCCTCACCTCCCTG TCGGCAATATTTGGTGAGATGCTGGGCTCAGGGAAGGCAACCACGAAGCTGCTTCAGATGTATGTTCCATACGCCGTGTTTGCTGTCATTGCCATTCTGCGCGGTCTCTGCTCATGCtcggcgccgccgtcgccggcatCTTCTGCTCGGAAGAAGAGGGTCTAG